In Achromobacter spanius, the following proteins share a genomic window:
- the purD gene encoding phosphoribosylamine--glycine ligase yields MKLLVIGSGGREHALAWRLARSPRVHKVFVAPGNGGTQRAEQMENIALTNAEELADFVQREGIALTVVGPEAPLASGVVDVFRARGLKIFGPTKAAAQLESSKDYAKAFMVRHNIPTARYATFTDPVQAHAYIDQEGAPIVIKADGLAAGKGVVVAATLEEAHAAVDAMLGDGSMGAAGARVVIEECLVGEEASFIVMCDGRNVLALATSQDHKRLQDGDQGPNTGGMGAYSPAPIVTPELHHRIMREIILPTVQGMTRDGIPYTGFLYAGLMIAPGDDPDREIKTLEFNCRMGDPETQPIMMRVKSDLLDALEHAVDGTLNQADIVWDRRTALGVVLASHNYPNTPRTGDVIRGLPADAEDCMVFHAATERDGEDTKTTGGRVLCVTALGDSVKMARDRVYEAIDGIHFDGRQYRSDIGWRALKPSQQKPKSNA; encoded by the coding sequence ATGAAACTCCTGGTAATTGGCTCGGGCGGCCGCGAACATGCCCTCGCCTGGCGGCTGGCCCGCTCCCCGCGCGTACACAAGGTGTTTGTCGCTCCGGGTAACGGCGGCACGCAACGGGCCGAGCAGATGGAAAACATCGCGCTCACCAATGCCGAGGAGCTGGCCGATTTCGTCCAGCGCGAAGGAATCGCCCTGACGGTCGTTGGGCCGGAAGCGCCGCTGGCCTCGGGCGTGGTGGACGTGTTCCGCGCGCGCGGCCTGAAAATCTTCGGCCCCACCAAGGCCGCCGCGCAACTGGAAAGCTCGAAGGACTACGCCAAGGCCTTCATGGTCCGGCACAACATCCCGACCGCGCGCTACGCCACCTTCACCGACCCGGTTCAGGCGCATGCCTATATTGACCAGGAAGGCGCCCCCATCGTGATCAAGGCCGACGGCCTGGCCGCCGGCAAGGGTGTTGTGGTTGCGGCCACGCTGGAAGAAGCGCATGCCGCCGTTGACGCCATGCTGGGCGACGGCTCGATGGGCGCCGCGGGCGCTCGCGTCGTCATCGAAGAATGCCTGGTGGGCGAAGAAGCCAGCTTCATCGTCATGTGCGACGGCCGCAACGTGCTGGCGTTGGCTACCAGCCAAGACCACAAGCGCCTGCAAGACGGCGACCAGGGTCCGAACACCGGCGGCATGGGCGCCTATTCGCCCGCGCCGATCGTCACGCCCGAACTGCACCACCGCATCATGCGCGAAATCATCCTGCCGACGGTGCAGGGCATGACGCGCGACGGCATTCCCTACACCGGCTTCCTGTACGCCGGCCTGATGATCGCCCCGGGCGACGATCCCGACCGCGAGATCAAGACGCTGGAATTCAACTGCCGCATGGGTGATCCGGAAACGCAGCCCATCATGATGCGCGTCAAGAGCGACCTGCTGGACGCGCTTGAGCACGCCGTGGACGGCACGCTGAACCAGGCCGACATCGTCTGGGACCGCCGCACCGCGCTGGGCGTAGTGCTGGCGTCGCACAATTACCCCAACACGCCACGCACCGGCGACGTCATCCGCGGCCTGCCCGCCGACGCCGAAGACTGCATGGTCTTCCATGCCGCCACCGAACGGGATGGTGAAGATACCAAGACAACCGGCGGCCGCGTGCTGTGCGTCACGGCCTTGGGCGACTCGGTCAAGATGGCTCGCGACCGCGTGTACGAAGCCATCGACGGCATCCATTTCGATGGCCGCCAGTACCGCAGCGACATCGGCTGGCGCGCGCTCAAGCCCTCGCAACAAAAGCCGAAGTCCAACGCGTAA
- a CDS encoding YebC/PmpR family DNA-binding transcriptional regulator, with protein sequence MAGHSKWANIQHRKGRQDAKRGKLWTKIIREITVAARAGGPDPDSNPRLRMAWDKATDANMPKDNIQRAIQRGAGGADGDAYEEVRYEGYGIGGAAVIVDCMTDNRTRTVAEVRHAFAKNGGNLGQEGSVAFMFKHCGQFVFAPGTAEDKVMEAALDAGAEDVTTDEEGVIEVVCAPADYAAVRKAFDEAGLKAEVDGIVMKALNETELAGEDAIKMQKLLDALEGLDDVQEVYTTVIFDEAQ encoded by the coding sequence ATGGCCGGACACAGCAAATGGGCCAATATCCAGCACCGCAAAGGGCGTCAAGACGCCAAGCGCGGGAAGCTTTGGACCAAGATCATTCGTGAAATCACCGTGGCGGCGCGCGCCGGCGGCCCCGACCCGGACAGCAACCCCCGCTTGCGCATGGCCTGGGACAAGGCCACTGACGCCAACATGCCCAAGGACAACATCCAGCGCGCCATCCAGCGTGGCGCGGGCGGCGCCGACGGCGACGCCTACGAGGAAGTCCGCTACGAAGGCTACGGCATCGGCGGCGCGGCGGTCATCGTTGACTGCATGACCGACAACCGCACCCGCACCGTGGCGGAAGTCCGCCACGCCTTCGCCAAGAACGGCGGCAACCTGGGCCAGGAAGGCTCGGTGGCCTTCATGTTCAAGCATTGCGGCCAGTTCGTATTCGCGCCCGGCACCGCTGAAGACAAAGTGATGGAAGCCGCGCTCGATGCCGGCGCCGAAGACGTAACGACCGACGAAGAAGGCGTGATCGAAGTCGTTTGCGCGCCGGCCGACTACGCCGCCGTGCGCAAGGCTTTCGACGAAGCCGGTTTGAAAGCCGAAGTTGACGGCATCGTCATGAAGGCGCTGAACGAAACCGAACTGGCTGGCGAAGACGCCATCAAGATGCAGAAACTGCTCGACGCCCTGGAAGGCCTGGACGACGTGCAGGAAGTCTATACCACCGTCATTTTCGACGAAGCGCAGTAA
- a CDS encoding helicase HerA-like C-terminal domain-containing protein encodes MPNPIVIAKNAQTELALLPALANRHGCITGATGTGKTVTLQVLAESFSRIGTPVFMADVKGDLTGISQAGLASPKLVERLKSLGLDEPAWGASPVTLWDVFGEQGLPVRATITDMGPLLLSRVLELNDTQEGVLTLVFKVADDEGQLLLDLKDLRAMLQNVADRSAELKTRYGNVSSASVGAIQRGLLALESQGAEQFFGEPMLDVGDLMRTDAQGRGMVNVLAADKLMQAPRLYAIFLLWLLADLYEKLPEVGDMDQPKLVFFFDEAHLLFNDAPPALLNKIEQVVRLVRSKGVGVYFVTQNPLDIPDTVLGQLGNRIQHALRAFTPRDQKAVKTAAQTMRPNPGLDIEAAITELGVGEALISLLDAKGRPMPTERAYVMPPASRIGPATDVERLALRQGSPMAAKYEKAVDRESAYEILAGRAAVPADAASGTPTESKGEAPAESSDGGLMGSLKDVLFGSTGPRGGKRDGVVQTMAKSTARSIARELTRGILGSLLGSKTRR; translated from the coding sequence ATGCCTAATCCCATCGTCATTGCCAAGAATGCGCAGACCGAACTGGCCCTGTTACCCGCGTTGGCCAACCGGCACGGGTGCATTACCGGGGCCACGGGCACCGGCAAGACCGTCACCCTGCAAGTGCTGGCCGAATCGTTTTCACGCATCGGCACGCCGGTGTTCATGGCCGACGTGAAGGGCGACCTGACCGGTATATCGCAAGCTGGGTTGGCCAGCCCCAAACTGGTCGAGCGGCTGAAAAGCCTGGGCCTTGACGAACCCGCATGGGGCGCCAGCCCGGTCACGCTCTGGGACGTCTTCGGTGAGCAGGGCCTGCCGGTGCGGGCCACCATTACCGATATGGGGCCACTGCTGCTGTCGCGCGTCCTGGAACTGAACGATACGCAGGAAGGGGTCCTGACCCTGGTATTCAAGGTGGCCGACGACGAAGGCCAACTGCTGCTTGACCTGAAAGACCTGCGCGCCATGCTGCAAAACGTGGCGGACCGTTCGGCCGAGCTCAAGACCCGCTACGGCAATGTGTCCTCGGCCAGCGTGGGCGCCATCCAGCGCGGCTTGCTGGCGCTGGAATCGCAGGGCGCCGAGCAATTCTTCGGCGAACCCATGCTGGACGTGGGCGACCTGATGCGCACCGATGCCCAGGGGCGCGGCATGGTCAACGTGCTGGCCGCCGACAAACTGATGCAGGCGCCGCGGCTGTACGCCATTTTCCTGCTGTGGCTCTTGGCCGACCTCTATGAAAAGCTGCCCGAAGTGGGCGACATGGACCAGCCCAAGCTGGTTTTCTTTTTCGATGAGGCGCACCTGCTGTTCAACGACGCGCCGCCCGCGCTGCTGAACAAGATCGAACAGGTGGTGCGCCTGGTGCGGTCCAAGGGCGTGGGTGTTTATTTTGTGACCCAGAATCCGCTGGACATTCCCGACACCGTGTTGGGGCAACTGGGTAACCGCATCCAGCATGCCTTGCGGGCTTTCACCCCGCGCGACCAGAAGGCCGTCAAGACCGCCGCGCAGACGATGCGCCCGAATCCGGGCCTGGACATCGAAGCGGCCATTACTGAACTAGGGGTGGGCGAGGCGCTGATTTCATTGCTGGACGCCAAGGGCCGCCCCATGCCGACGGAGCGCGCCTACGTGATGCCGCCGGCCAGCCGTATTGGCCCCGCGACGGACGTCGAGCGTCTGGCGTTGCGCCAGGGCAGCCCGATGGCCGCCAAGTACGAAAAGGCGGTTGACCGGGAATCCGCCTACGAAATCCTGGCGGGACGCGCCGCCGTGCCGGCGGATGCCGCCAGCGGCACGCCGACGGAATCCAAAGGCGAGGCGCCCGCCGAATCCTCTGACGGCGGCTTGATGGGCAGCTTGAAAGACGTACTGTTCGGATCGACCGGCCCGCGCGGGGGCAAGCGCGACGGCGTCGTCCAGACCATGGCCAAAAGTACGGCCCGCTCGATTGCGCGTGAACTGACGCGCGGCATTCTGGGATCGCTGCTGGGCTCCAAAACCCGGCGCTGA
- a CDS encoding tartrate dehydrogenase codes for MAKKHKIAVIPGDGIGKEVVPEGLKVLDAVATRFGIEFQWDHFDWSCDYYAQHGKMMPDDWKAQIGQHEAIFFGSIGWPATVPDHEALWGSLFKFRREFDQYINLRPVRLMPGVPSPLADRKPGDIDFFIVRENTEGEYSNSGGRLFEGTDREVVIQESVFTRIGADRVLKFAFELAQKRGKHLTAATKSNGISISMPWWDERVADMAGNYPDVRWDKYHIDILCAHFVQHPDWFDVVVASNLFGDILSDLGPACTGTIGIAPSANLNPERKFPSLFEPVHGSAPDIYGKGIANPIGQIWSGALMLDFLGYPEASAAVVKAIETVLADGPRTRDMKGSASTVDVGDAIASLISAG; via the coding sequence GTGGCTAAGAAACACAAGATTGCGGTGATTCCAGGAGACGGTATTGGCAAGGAAGTCGTGCCGGAAGGACTGAAAGTGCTGGACGCCGTGGCGACGCGCTTCGGCATCGAATTCCAATGGGATCATTTCGACTGGAGTTGCGACTATTACGCTCAGCACGGCAAGATGATGCCGGACGACTGGAAGGCGCAGATCGGGCAACACGAAGCGATTTTCTTCGGCTCGATCGGCTGGCCCGCCACGGTGCCGGACCACGAGGCGCTGTGGGGCTCGTTGTTCAAGTTCCGTCGCGAATTTGATCAATACATCAATTTGCGACCGGTTCGCCTGATGCCTGGCGTGCCGTCGCCGCTGGCCGACCGCAAGCCCGGCGACATTGATTTCTTCATCGTCCGTGAAAACACCGAAGGCGAATATTCCAACAGCGGCGGCCGCCTGTTTGAAGGCACCGACCGTGAGGTCGTCATTCAGGAAAGCGTGTTCACGCGCATTGGCGCCGATCGGGTGCTGAAGTTTGCATTCGAGCTGGCCCAAAAGCGCGGCAAGCACCTGACCGCCGCCACCAAATCAAACGGCATCTCGATTTCAATGCCCTGGTGGGACGAGCGGGTTGCCGACATGGCCGGGAACTATCCGGACGTGCGTTGGGACAAATACCATATCGATATCCTGTGCGCGCACTTCGTGCAGCATCCGGATTGGTTCGACGTGGTGGTGGCTTCCAACCTGTTCGGCGACATTCTTTCCGATCTGGGGCCGGCATGCACGGGCACGATTGGCATTGCTCCGTCCGCCAACCTGAACCCCGAGCGCAAGTTTCCGTCGCTGTTTGAACCCGTGCACGGCTCGGCGCCGGATATCTATGGCAAGGGCATCGCCAACCCGATCGGTCAGATCTGGAGCGGCGCATTGATGCTTGATTTCCTGGGTTACCCCGAGGCTTCGGCCGCGGTGGTGAAAGCGATTGAAACCGTGCTGGCGGACGGACCTCGCACGCGGGACATGAAGGGCAGCGCATCGACCGTCGATGTCGGGGACGCCATTGCGTCGCTGATCTCGGCCGGGTAA
- a CDS encoding DHA2 family efflux MFS transporter permease subunit — MSTTAQPAGAGAPPVEPARPSGTYPPLEGAARIIGSIALSTAVFMNVLDTSIANVSIPTISGDLGVSTSQGTWVITSFAVANAITVPLTGWLTQRFGQVRLFLISTLLFVLASWLCGFAPSLEALIAFRVLQGAVAGPMIPLSQTLMLASFPKSKAGMALAVWSMTTLVAPVAGPLLGGWISDNYTWPWIFYINVPVGLLAAWISWRIYGNRESMTRKLPIDKLGLVLLVVWVGALQIMLDKGKELDWFASPTIIALAATAFVAFVFFLIWELTDAHPVVDLRLFKERNFTVGALTLAVAYGVFFGNVVLLPLWLQSNMGYTATYAGLVTAPVGLLAILLTPIVGKMLATRDPRQIVTVAFLIFALVCFMRAGFNTQTDVRTLMLPTIIQGAAMAAFFVPLTSITLSSIEPWRIPAASGLSNFLRLTAGAFGTSIATTLWENRATLHHSQLTEAAKPGQQAFDQTMNALQNGLGMSHQQALSMVDGLVNTQAFTMSAVDVFYASAIIFLMLTGLVWFARPRSSKAGGGGAAEAAAGAH, encoded by the coding sequence ATGAGCACTACCGCCCAGCCCGCGGGCGCTGGCGCGCCCCCCGTAGAACCCGCCCGCCCATCGGGCACCTACCCGCCGCTGGAAGGCGCGGCCCGCATCATCGGGTCCATTGCGCTATCCACCGCGGTGTTCATGAACGTGCTGGACACGTCGATCGCGAACGTGTCGATCCCCACCATCTCGGGCGATCTGGGCGTCAGCACCAGCCAGGGCACGTGGGTCATCACGTCGTTCGCCGTGGCCAATGCCATCACGGTACCGCTGACGGGCTGGCTCACGCAGCGCTTCGGGCAGGTGCGCCTGTTCCTGATTTCCACGCTGCTGTTCGTGCTGGCGTCGTGGCTGTGCGGCTTTGCGCCGTCGCTGGAAGCGCTGATCGCGTTTCGCGTGTTGCAGGGCGCGGTAGCCGGGCCGATGATCCCGCTGTCGCAAACGTTGATGCTTGCCAGCTTCCCGAAGTCCAAGGCGGGCATGGCGCTGGCCGTCTGGTCCATGACCACGCTGGTCGCGCCCGTGGCGGGTCCCCTGCTGGGCGGGTGGATTTCAGACAACTACACCTGGCCCTGGATCTTCTACATCAATGTGCCGGTGGGCCTCCTGGCCGCCTGGATCAGTTGGCGCATCTACGGCAACCGCGAATCCATGACCCGCAAGCTGCCCATCGACAAGCTGGGCCTGGTGCTGCTGGTGGTCTGGGTTGGCGCCTTGCAGATCATGCTGGACAAGGGCAAGGAACTGGACTGGTTCGCCAGCCCCACCATCATTGCGCTGGCGGCAACCGCTTTCGTGGCCTTCGTGTTCTTCCTGATCTGGGAACTGACCGATGCCCACCCCGTGGTGGACCTGCGCCTGTTCAAGGAACGCAACTTCACCGTCGGCGCGCTGACGCTGGCGGTGGCCTACGGCGTGTTCTTCGGCAACGTGGTGCTGCTGCCGCTGTGGCTGCAAAGCAATATGGGCTACACCGCCACCTACGCCGGTCTGGTGACGGCGCCGGTTGGCCTGCTGGCCATCCTGCTGACCCCCATCGTGGGCAAGATGCTGGCCACGCGCGACCCGCGCCAGATCGTGACGGTTGCGTTCCTGATCTTCGCGCTGGTGTGCTTCATGCGGGCGGGCTTCAACACCCAGACCGACGTGCGCACGCTTATGTTGCCAACCATCATCCAGGGCGCGGCCATGGCGGCGTTCTTCGTGCCGCTGACGTCCATCACGCTGTCCAGCATTGAACCGTGGCGCATTCCCGCGGCATCTGGGTTGTCGAACTTCCTGCGCCTGACGGCGGGCGCGTTCGGCACCTCGATCGCAACGACGCTATGGGAAAACCGCGCCACGCTGCACCACTCGCAATTGACCGAGGCCGCCAAGCCAGGGCAGCAAGCGTTCGACCAGACGATGAATGCGCTGCAGAACGGCTTGGGCATGTCGCATCAACAAGCCTTGAGCATGGTGGATGGCCTGGTCAATACGCAAGCGTTCACGATGTCGGCGGTGGATGTGTTCTATGCCTCGGCCATCATCTTCCTGATGCTGACGGGCCTGGTCTGGTTCGCGCGGCCCCGCTCCAGCAAGGCGGGCGGCGGCGGTGCGGCTGAAGCCGCGGCGGGCGCACACTGA
- a CDS encoding efflux RND transporter periplasmic adaptor subunit, with the protein MNAATPTANPARKRLLLIATGVFILIAIAYGIWWVLFGAHFESTDDAYVHGNLVQITPQVPGTVVAIEADDTETVAAGQPLVRLDPADTDVALQQAQARLAQMVRQVRTYYVQNDALAADVDLRRADILRAQAELTRAQSDVSRRQQLAKSGGVSGEEILHAEAALKSAQSGLAQARAALAASQAKLVTNQALTQGTTVANHPDVLQAAAGLRNAWLAQSRTVLPAPVGGVIARRSVQVGQRVAPGNALMTVVPLDQVWVEANFKEGQLRKMRIGQPVKMVADLYGSSVVYHGKVAGLDAGTGSAFALLPAQNATGNWIKVVQRVPVRILLDPEDLKSHPLRVGLSMDVEVDVGQQDGEALTQAVRSEPAWSTRAFEPAHDDVDAMIKKIIEDNLAS; encoded by the coding sequence ATGAACGCTGCCACCCCCACCGCCAACCCCGCCCGCAAACGCCTATTGCTGATCGCGACTGGCGTCTTCATTCTCATCGCCATCGCCTATGGCATCTGGTGGGTGCTTTTCGGCGCCCACTTCGAAAGCACCGACGACGCCTACGTGCACGGCAACCTGGTGCAGATTACGCCGCAGGTGCCCGGTACCGTCGTGGCCATCGAAGCCGACGATACCGAAACCGTCGCAGCCGGCCAGCCGCTCGTTCGCCTGGACCCCGCCGACACCGACGTGGCGCTGCAACAAGCGCAAGCCAGGCTGGCGCAGATGGTGCGCCAGGTCCGCACTTATTACGTGCAGAACGATGCGCTGGCCGCCGACGTCGACCTGCGCCGTGCCGACATTCTGCGCGCACAGGCCGAGCTGACCCGCGCGCAAAGCGACGTCAGCCGCCGCCAGCAACTAGCCAAGTCGGGCGGTGTCAGCGGTGAAGAGATCCTGCACGCGGAAGCCGCGCTGAAGTCGGCGCAATCCGGCCTGGCCCAAGCCCGCGCCGCCCTGGCCGCGTCGCAGGCCAAACTGGTGACCAACCAGGCGCTGACGCAGGGCACCACGGTGGCCAATCATCCCGATGTGCTCCAGGCCGCCGCCGGCCTGCGCAATGCCTGGCTGGCCCAGTCGCGTACCGTGCTGCCCGCGCCGGTGGGCGGCGTGATCGCGCGCCGCAGCGTGCAGGTTGGCCAGCGTGTGGCCCCCGGCAACGCGCTGATGACGGTGGTGCCGCTGGACCAGGTCTGGGTGGAAGCCAACTTCAAGGAAGGCCAACTGCGCAAGATGCGCATCGGCCAGCCGGTCAAGATGGTGGCCGACCTGTACGGCAGCTCGGTCGTTTACCACGGCAAGGTCGCCGGCCTGGACGCGGGTACCGGCAGCGCGTTCGCCCTGCTGCCCGCCCAGAACGCCACCGGCAACTGGATCAAGGTGGTGCAGCGCGTGCCCGTGCGCATTCTGCTCGACCCCGAAGACCTGAAGTCGCATCCCTTGCGCGTCGGCCTGTCGATGGACGTGGAAGTGGATGTGGGCCAGCAGGACGGCGAAGCGCTGACGCAGGCCGTGCGCAGCGAGCCGGCCTGGTCCACGCGCGCCTTTGAACCGGCACACGATGATGTCGACGCCATGATCAAGAAGATCATCGAAGACAACCTCGCATCATGA
- a CDS encoding efflux transporter outer membrane subunit, whose product MKRLLSTVLVLALSGCALMEPGPEPVVALDAAKLGLTAHDTAWPNTQWWQRYGDAQLNALMDEALANSPSMSAAQARLAKANAAVSTARAPLMPRVDANYSLNREHLSADYIYPAPLGGTVVSDNRLALDFSYELDFWGKNRSRLKSAVSEREAATADAQAARNMLASATVRAYLNLQNAFAQRDVLKRVIAQRADVLSLTQGRYSAGLDTQVEVKQAESSLAAGQVELTQTETTLAQLRNQVAALAGAGPQRGQSLVAVDLTAPAGVVPTAIPLDLLGHRPDVVASRWRAEAARSAIDTAKAEFYPNVNLTAFAGFQALGTGNLLGAAARTAGFGPAVTLPIFHGGELNANLAGRRADADLAVADYNQAVLDAVHQVADALDGLRLLEQERAQQRQARTAIEAAYDLAVNRYKAGLGNYITVLIAQTGVLTQARLDTDLRIRAYQLDANLANALGGGYTPAPQTDTAHTAQSAAATNPIH is encoded by the coding sequence ATGAAACGCCTTCTTTCTACCGTATTGGTGCTTGCCCTGAGCGGCTGCGCACTGATGGAACCCGGGCCCGAGCCCGTTGTAGCGCTGGATGCGGCCAAGCTGGGATTGACCGCTCACGACACCGCCTGGCCCAACACGCAATGGTGGCAACGCTACGGCGACGCACAGCTCAACGCGCTGATGGACGAAGCACTGGCCAACAGCCCGTCGATGAGCGCCGCCCAAGCGCGCCTGGCCAAGGCCAACGCCGCCGTCAGCACCGCCCGCGCCCCGCTGATGCCCCGCGTGGACGCCAATTACTCGCTGAACCGCGAACACCTGTCGGCCGACTACATCTACCCGGCACCGCTGGGCGGCACCGTCGTCAGCGATAACCGGCTGGCGCTGGACTTCAGCTATGAGCTGGACTTCTGGGGCAAGAACCGATCACGCCTGAAGTCGGCCGTGTCGGAGCGCGAAGCCGCAACCGCCGACGCGCAAGCCGCACGCAACATGTTGGCCAGCGCGACGGTACGTGCCTACCTGAACCTGCAGAACGCCTTCGCGCAGCGCGATGTGCTCAAGCGGGTGATCGCGCAACGCGCCGATGTCTTGTCCTTGACGCAAGGCCGCTACAGCGCCGGCCTGGACACGCAGGTGGAAGTGAAGCAGGCGGAATCGTCGCTGGCTGCGGGCCAGGTGGAACTGACGCAGACGGAAACGACGCTGGCGCAGTTGCGCAATCAGGTTGCGGCGCTGGCAGGCGCCGGCCCGCAACGCGGCCAATCGCTGGTTGCCGTGGACTTGACCGCGCCCGCGGGCGTCGTGCCCACGGCCATTCCGCTGGACCTGCTGGGCCATCGCCCCGACGTTGTGGCCTCGCGCTGGCGCGCCGAAGCCGCGCGCAGCGCCATCGACACCGCCAAAGCGGAGTTCTACCCCAACGTCAACCTGACCGCGTTTGCCGGCTTTCAGGCCCTGGGCACGGGCAACCTGCTGGGCGCCGCGGCGCGCACGGCGGGCTTTGGTCCGGCCGTCACGCTGCCCATCTTCCATGGCGGCGAACTGAACGCCAACCTGGCCGGGCGCCGCGCCGACGCCGATCTGGCCGTGGCGGACTACAACCAGGCCGTGCTGGACGCCGTGCACCAGGTGGCCGACGCGCTGGACGGCCTGCGCTTGCTGGAGCAGGAGCGCGCCCAACAGCGCCAGGCCCGCACCGCCATCGAAGCCGCCTACGACCTGGCCGTAAACCGCTACAAGGCCGGCCTGGGCAACTACATCACCGTGCTCATCGCGCAAACCGGCGTGCTGACCCAGGCCCGCCTGGATACCGATCTGCGTATCCGCGCCTATCAGCTTGACGCCAACTTGGCCAACGCCCTGGGCGGCGGCTACACACCGGCGCCACAGACGGACACCGCGCACACCGCGCAGTCCGCTGCCGCTACGAACCCCATTCATTGA
- a CDS encoding MarR family winged helix-turn-helix transcriptional regulator: protein MNAETAPPDADAPIHYRNDHRCMGEENAGYLIKLVYHSLTRMLDQEMAPLDLTAMQWRPLAMVFLGRADTPAELARLNDMDTGAMTRALDRLEAKGLLRRSRSLEDRRVVKIELTELGEAKAREIPPSIARALNHHLRGFSADEVTQLMHFMRRMIANGSASGTAPER from the coding sequence ATGAATGCCGAAACTGCCCCGCCTGACGCCGACGCCCCCATCCACTATCGCAACGACCACCGTTGCATGGGGGAAGAGAACGCGGGCTACCTCATCAAGCTGGTCTATCACTCCCTGACCCGGATGCTGGACCAGGAAATGGCGCCGCTGGACCTGACCGCCATGCAATGGCGCCCGCTCGCCATGGTCTTCCTGGGCCGCGCCGACACCCCCGCCGAACTGGCCCGCCTCAATGACATGGACACTGGCGCCATGACTCGCGCGCTTGACCGTCTTGAGGCCAAAGGCCTGCTGCGCCGCAGTCGCAGCCTGGAAGACCGCCGCGTTGTAAAAATCGAACTGACCGAGCTGGGCGAAGCCAAGGCTCGTGAAATCCCGCCTAGCATCGCCCGCGCGCTGAACCACCACCTACGTGGTTTTTCTGCAGACGAAGTTACCCAGTTGATGCACTTCATGCGCCGGATGATCGCCAACGGCTCGGCCTCCGGCACCGCGCCCGAGCGCTGA
- a CDS encoding DMT family transporter yields the protein MTRHRALTYIHIAAVLFGLTGVFGELIQASAAVITLGRAVFAVISLGIFARMRRKPLLGVLTPAQLFVLVLAGALLAAHWVTFFISVKVGGIAIATLGFASFPAFITLFEGLLFRERIRAAEWMLLGLVTAGLILVTPSFDLADQGTIGLAWGLLSGLTFALLALSNRRSASGMDPMQVACWQNVVVALVMVPFAVGQLPALPALDWFWLALLGIFCTGLSHYLFVSSLTRLNARSAGLVIALEPVYAIAFAWMLFSQEPTPRMMAGAALIVAAIVWSGLRKGVFEAEIPVK from the coding sequence ATGACCCGACATCGCGCTCTGACCTACATCCATATCGCCGCCGTGCTTTTCGGCCTGACCGGCGTTTTCGGGGAATTGATACAGGCCAGCGCTGCCGTCATCACGCTGGGCCGGGCGGTTTTCGCGGTGATCTCGCTGGGCATTTTCGCCCGCATGCGTCGCAAGCCGCTGTTGGGCGTGCTGACGCCCGCCCAGCTATTCGTGCTGGTACTTGCCGGCGCCTTGCTGGCGGCGCATTGGGTCACGTTCTTCATTTCGGTCAAAGTGGGCGGCATCGCCATCGCCACGCTGGGTTTCGCCAGCTTTCCCGCATTCATCACGCTGTTCGAAGGCCTGCTCTTCCGAGAACGCATCCGCGCGGCCGAATGGATGTTGCTGGGCCTGGTCACCGCCGGGCTCATCCTGGTGACGCCGTCTTTCGACCTGGCCGACCAGGGCACCATCGGCCTGGCGTGGGGCCTGCTGTCCGGGCTGACCTTCGCCCTGCTGGCGTTGAGCAACCGGCGCTCGGCCTCCGGCATGGACCCGATGCAGGTGGCATGCTGGCAAAACGTGGTGGTGGCGCTGGTAATGGTGCCCTTCGCGGTCGGACAGTTGCCCGCCCTGCCCGCGCTGGACTGGTTCTGGCTGGCCTTGCTGGGCATCTTCTGCACCGGCCTGTCGCACTATCTGTTCGTGTCCAGCCTGACCCGCCTGAACGCCCGCAGCGCCGGCTTGGTGATTGCCCTGGAACCGGTGTATGCCATCGCATTCGCGTGGATGCTTTTCAGCCAGGAACCGACGCCCCGCATGATGGCGGGCGCCGCGCTGATCGTTGCGGCAATCGTCTGGTCAGGCTTGCGCAAGGGCGTGTTCGAGGCGGAAATACCGGTAAAATAG